One genomic region from Gadus morhua chromosome 9, gadMor3.0, whole genome shotgun sequence encodes:
- the appl2 gene encoding DCC-interacting protein 13-beta, with protein sequence MPAVHHKLLLEDALQDSPQTRSLLSVFEEDAGTLTDYTNQLLQSMQRVFGAQSEMGLATQQLSQQLLDYEKKNFAMGKGDEEVITTLQKFARTVEELNALHTDLANQMADSMVFPLIQFREKDLTEISTLREIFGIATDEHEASMVKYSRLPKKKENEKVKVDLVKEVAYTRRKQHQASMQYYCALNALQYRKRVAMLEPMLGYTQAQVKFYKKGMELVTKKMDTFLSSVSNMTHNIQAQLDSEAEAMRMSQRELLSVEDTVYMPDKDDDPVSRSLIQKSGYLNIRNKTGLVTTAWDRLYFFTQGGNLMCQPRGAVAGGMVLDLDNSSVMAVECEDRRYCFQITSPTGKTSMILQAESKKEYEEWICTVNNISRQIYLTENPEAVAIRLNQTALQAVTPITSFEKRQEGSPNPDRAKPGGVHCSAGDAPGPGASLEPEDLIAPGTPIQFDIVLPASEFQDQNRTGGRRTNPFGETDDDSSSESDDSLLQQVFAVRFLGSMAVRCGDNQEVIYEVMRQVLAARAIHNIFRTTESHLMVTSSCLKLIDPQTQVTRIHFQLGEVLQFAAHQENGRLMGLVVEDPDWSQGDQEGAPPSYSAFVFESNTEGEKICFTINLAKEIVEAKKDPEALAELMKSMPLTNDGKFLLLEAETGDPTNGEGQEDLESEA encoded by the exons acTCGCTCCTTGCTCAGCGTCTTTGAGGAAGATGCGGGAACGCTGACCGACTACACCAACCAGCTGCTGCAGTCCATGCAGAGAGTGTTTGGGGCCCAG AGCGAGATGGGATTGGCTACCCAGCAGCTCTCCCAGCAGCTCCTCGACTATGAGAAGAAG AACTTTGCCATGGGGAAAGGAGACGAGGAGGTCATCACCACTCTACAGAAGTTTGCCAGGACCGTCGAGGAG CTCAACGCCCTCCACACGGACCTGGCTAACCAGATGGCAGACAGCATGGTCTTCCCATTAATCCAGTTCCGGGAGAAAGACCTTACAG aaatcagcacactGAGGGAGATATTTGGCATCGCCACGGATG AGCACGAAGCCTCCATGGTCAAGTACAGCCGATTGCCCAAGAAGAAGGAAAACGAAAAG GTGAAGGTGGACCTGGTGAAGGAGGTGGCGTACACCCGGAGGAAGCAGCACCAGGCGTCCATGCAGTACTACTGCGCCCTCAACGCCCTGCAGTACCGCAAGAGGGTGGCCATGCTGGAGCCCATGCTGGGCTACACCCAAGCACag gtgaaGTTCTACAAGAAGGGCATGGAGCTGGTCACTAAGAAGATGGACACCTTCCTTTCCTCGGTCTCCAACATGACCCACAA cATCCAGGCCCAGCTGGACAGCGAGGCGGAGGCCATGCGGATGTCCCAGCGCGAGCTGCTCTCCGTGGAGGACACCGTCTACATGCCCGACAAGGACGACGACCCCGTGAGCCGGTCCCTCATCCAGAAGTCTGGCTACCTCAACATCCGGAA CAAGACGGGCCTTGTGACCACAGCCTGGGACCGGCTTTACTTCTTCACCCAGGGAGGGAACCTCATGTGCCAGCCTCGCGGGGCAGTGGCCGGCGGCATGGTGCTGGACCTGGACAACAGCTCGGTCATGGCCGTGGAGTGTGAAGACCGACGCTATTGTTTTCAGATAACCTCTCCCACTGGAAAAAC GTCGATGATCCTTCAGGCCGAGAGCAAGAAGGAGTACGAGGAG TGGATCTGCACTGTCAACAACATCTCCAGGCAGATCTACCTGACCGAGAACCCGGAg GCTGTGGCCATCCGGCTGAACCAGACTGCGTTGCAGGCGGTCACACCCATCACCAGCTTCGAGAAGAGACAGGAGGGATCGCCCAACCCTGACAG gGCCAAGCCCGGGGGGGTCCATTGCAGCGCGGGGGACgctccgggccccggggcctcttTGGAGCCAGAGGACCTGATCGCTCCGGGGACCCCCATTCAGTTTGACATCGTTCTTCCCGCCTCAGAGTTCCAAGACCAGAACCGGACCGGGGGCAG GCGCACAAATCCTTTCGGAGAGACCGACGATGACTCTTCCTCCGAAAGTGACG ACTCCCTCCTCCAGCAGGTGTTTGCCGTGCGCTTCCTGGGCTCCATGGCGGTGCGCTGCGGAGACAACCAGGAGGTGATCTACGAGGTCATGCGGCAGGTTCTAGCGGCGCGCGCCATCCACAACATCTTCAGGACCACCGAGTCCCACCTCATGGTCACCAGTAGCTGTCTCAA GCTGATCGATCCGCAGACTCAAGTAACAAGAATACAC TTCCAGCTAGGGGAGGTGCTTCAGTTCGCGGCCCACCAGGAGAACGGCAGGCTGATGGgtctggtggtggaggaccCCGACTGGTCCCAGGGCGACCAGGAGGGGGCGCCACCCTCCTACAGTGCCTTCGTGTTTGAGAGCAACACCGAGGGAGAAAAG ATATGTTTCACGATAAACTTGGCAAAGGAGATCGTCGAAGCGAAGAAG gacccagaggccctgGCTGAGCTGATGAAGTCCATGCCACTAACCAATGACGGCAAGTTTCTGCTGCTGGAGGCGGAGACCGGGGATCCGACCAAtggggagggacaggaggaccTAGAGTCCGAAGCCTAG